One Phaseolus vulgaris cultivar G19833 chromosome 11, P. vulgaris v2.0, whole genome shotgun sequence genomic window carries:
- the LOC137830730 gene encoding phenylcoumaran benzylic ether reductase Pyrc5-like: MEKVGTSKILIIGATGYVGKFMVEASAKAGHPTFALVRESTLSDPSKSSIIQTFNTLGINLLLGDVRDHQSLVEAIKKVDVVISIVSHTQLDVQYKIISAIKEAGNVKRFFPSEFGNDVDRTHAVDEGHKLFDTKVQIRRTIEAEGIPYTYVVANFFAGHFLPTGSDLFGITSPLDTVVILGDGNTKFVLNSEEDVATYTIRSVDDPRTLNKILYVRPPGNTLSYNDLVSLWEKHHSEILKRVYVPEEKVLKIIEESSFPIDIGVSICHSAYVKGDHTNYEIKPSFGVEASMLYPDVKYTTLDEFILHNDACTPFYVNQFIVIKDI, translated from the exons ATGGAAAAGGTGGGCACTAGCAAGATTCTGATAATTGGAGCAACAGGGTATGTGGGAAAGTTCATGGTGGAAGCAAGTGCTAAGGCTGGTCACCCCACCTTTGCTCTGGTGCGAGAGTCCACTCTTTCTGATCCATCAAAATCATCCATCATTCAAACATTCAACACCTTGGGTATCAACCTCCTTTTG GGAGATGTACGTGATCATCAGAGTTTGGTTGAGGCGATAAAGAAGGTGGATGTGGTAATATCTATTGTGAGTCACACGCAGTTAGATGTTCAATATAAGATCATTTCTGCTATTAAGGAAGCCGGAAATGTTAAG AGGTTCTTTCCTTCAGAGTTTGGAAATGATGTGGATCGAACTCATGCTGTAGACGAAGGACACAAGCTATTTGACACTAAAGTTCAAATTCGTCGAACCATTGAGGCTGAAGGAATTCCTTATACCTATGTGGTGGCCAACTTTTTCGCTGGACACTTCCTACCCACTGGGTCAGATCTTTTTGGCATAACATCACCACTTGATACTGTTGTTATTCTTGGAGATGGAAACACTAAAT TTGTTCTTAATTCGGAAGAGGATGTTGCCACTTACACCATTAGAAGTGTTGATGATCCAAGAACCTTGAACAAAATTCTCTATGTCCGACCACCTGGTAACACCTTGTCATACAATGACCTTGTATCTCTCTGGGAGAAGCATCACAGTGAAATTCTCAAGAGAGTCTATGTACCAGaagagaaagttttgaagaTTATTGAAG AATCTTCATTCCCCATCGACATCGGTGTGTCAATTTGCCACTCTGCATATGTGAAGGGAGATCACACTAACTATGAAATCAAGCCTTCATTTGGAGTCGAAGCTTCAATGCTATATCCTGACGTCAAATACACCACTTTAGACGAGTTCATCCTTCATAATGATGCTTGCACGCCATTTTACGTGAACCAGTTTATAGTGATTAAAGATATATAG
- the LOC137827629 gene encoding transcription factor bHLH63 codes for MLHCLNGSGNLGASCSDMTVLERQREATIKWQHHHHDNHHPYFSATEFHVNLVFSSSPNNLPQSQGSLMARDDSALAQVLAHSLKPDPALCPELDSGFGSSSVILPKESNKKRKAQNFKIAAESDNKDKRVKVSGEEGESRVTHQSSNRNGKSNAVKNNRETSADSSKDDSKASEVQNQKREYIHVRARRGQATDSHSLAERVRREKISERMKYLQDLVPGCNKIAGKAGMLDEIINYVQSLQRQVEFLSMKLAAVNPSIDELFAREVFPSLSQGLPNIGMASDMRMCNNPSYLQLNPTQPHGSCCGGLINNVGISPPNMGLRRNISTTHVPLSEAFLDSSCFTQILPSSNWEGDFQSLYNVAFDQGRATSFPSQPFTGAVESSNPKMEM; via the exons ATGTTGCATTGTCTGAACGGTTCGGGGAATCTAGGAGCCAGTTGTTCGGACATGACAGTTTTGGAAAGACAAAGGGAAGCAACCATCAAGTGGCAACACCACCATCACGACAATCACCACCCTTACTTTTCCGCAACGGAGTTTCACGTTAACCTCGTTTTCTCTTCTTCTCCCAACAATCTTCCTCAGAGTCAGGGCTCGCTCATGGCGCGTGACGATTCCGCGCTTGCTCAGGTCTTGGCTCATTCTCTCAAACCCGACCCGGCTCTCTGCCCCGAACTCGACTCTGGATTCGGATCTTCTTCCGTTATTTTACCCAAGGAAAGCaacaagaagaggaaggcgcagAACTTCAAG ATTGCTGCGGAGAGTGATAACAAGGACAAGAGAGTGAAAGTGAGTGGCGAGGAAGGAGAATCCAGAGTGACGCACCAGAGCAGCAACAGAAATGGCAAATCCAACGCAGTTAAGAACAACAGAGAAACCTCTGCGGATTCTTCCAAGGATGATTCGAAAGCGTCCGAGGTTCAGAACCAGAAGCGCGAGTACATTCATGTCCGAGCGCGTCGTGGTCAAGCCACTGATAGTCATAGCTTAGCTGAAAGA GTTAGAAGGGAGAAAATTAGTGAGAGAAtgaagtatttgcaagattTGGTTCCGGGTTGCAACAAAATTGCCGGCAAAGCTGGAATGCTTGATGAAATCATTAACTATGTTCAGTCTCTTCAACGACAAGTTGAG TTCTTGTCAATGAAATTAGCGGCTGTAAATCCAAGCATTGACGAACTATTTGCCAGAGAG GTGTTTCCTTCTTTATCTCAAGGTTTACCCAACATTGGGATGGCATCAGATATGAGAATGTGCAACAACCCTTCGTATCTTCAGTTGAATCCAACACAACCACATGGATCATGTTGTGGTGGATTAATAAATAACGTGGGGATAAGCCCTCCCAATATGGGACTTCGAAGGAACATTAGTACTACACATGTACCTTTGTCCGAAGCGTTTCTTGACTCCTCCTGTTTCACC CAAATTCTACCCTCTTCAAATTGGGAAGGTGATTTTCAAAGCCTTTACAATGTTGCTTTTGATCAAGGGCGAGCAACATCCTTTCCTTCTCAACCATTTACAG GTGCAGTTGAAAGTAGCAATCCGAAGATGGAGATGTAA
- the LOC137833257 gene encoding protein RADIALIS-like 4, translating to MASSSISKQKPSDSSWTPKQNKLFEKALAKYDKDTPDRWQNVATAVGDKSPDEVKRHYEILLEDLRHIESGHVPLPKYRSTGSSTNVDDEERLLKYLKLN from the exons ATGGCCTCAAGCTCTATCAGCAAACAAAAGCCTTCTGACTCCTCTTGGACACCAAAACAGAACAAACTGTTTGAAAAAGCTCTTGCAAAATATGATAAGGATACCCCAGACCGGTGGCAGAATGTGGCCACAGCAGTAGGTGACAAATCTCCAGATGAGGTTAAGAGACACTATGAAATCCTCTTGGAGGACCTCAGACACATAGAGTCTGGCCATGTTCCTCTCCCCAAATACAGGTCCACTGGAAGCAGCACCAATGTTGATGATGAAGAGAG ACTTCTGAAGTATCTTAAGCTGAATTGA